In a genomic window of Nodosilinea sp. E11:
- a CDS encoding class I SAM-dependent methyltransferase → MSQDKSSRLPTEASPWGPLVQAVGRRYDHEFSGKAFDLPPEVEEMPVFQDWIAGTLTPRISTPFWEAVKPRKRDRCLDIGCGISFLIYPWRDWDALFHGHDMSSVACQALTSRGPQLNSKLFKGVTQGPAHRLEYEPHSFDMAIATGVSCYYPADYWATVLQQVKKVLKPGGWFLFDALNPDAELAEAWAILETYLGAEVYLEALDRWPALVKAEGGRVVSTKDYELFRLFKVKWDG, encoded by the coding sequence ATGAGCCAGGACAAGAGCAGCCGCCTGCCCACCGAGGCCTCTCCCTGGGGGCCGCTGGTGCAGGCCGTGGGTCGACGCTACGACCACGAATTTAGCGGTAAGGCCTTTGATCTGCCGCCTGAGGTAGAAGAGATGCCGGTGTTCCAAGACTGGATCGCAGGCACGCTGACGCCTCGGATTTCGACCCCCTTTTGGGAAGCGGTCAAACCCCGCAAGCGCGATCGCTGTCTCGACATTGGCTGCGGCATCAGCTTTTTGATCTATCCCTGGCGCGACTGGGATGCCCTGTTTCACGGCCACGACATGAGCTCGGTGGCCTGCCAGGCGTTAACCTCCCGTGGCCCTCAGCTCAATTCGAAGCTGTTTAAGGGGGTAACCCAAGGGCCGGCCCATCGGCTGGAGTATGAACCCCACTCCTTCGATATGGCGATCGCCACCGGGGTCAGCTGCTACTATCCCGCCGACTACTGGGCCACGGTGCTGCAACAGGTGAAAAAGGTTCTCAAGCCCGGCGGCTGGTTTTTGTTTGACGCCCTCAACCCCGACGCCGAACTGGCCGAGGCCTGGGCCATTCTCGAAACCTACCTGGGTGCTGAAGTCTACCTAGAAGCTCTCGATCGCTGGCCTGCGTTGGTGAAGGCAGAGGGCGGGCGCGTCGTTTCAACCAAAGACTACGAACTGTTTCGCCTATTTAAGGTGAAGTGGGACGGGTAG
- a CDS encoding SH3 domain-containing protein, protein MGSGSGYSKVGLVLMVGLIALGGCRRAEVGDAPAAVPPVAAEADNAPIAELVVDDGFRSTPINPPRTAQLTTQASGSQINLRSQPTTQSDAQGYGLGGDAITLLHLAEGEGGFSWYYVKFAQSEAEGWVRGDFVDTSQQATVPPADLAPGTAPAVGPGPCNDSNRPEAFFETKSFRIHLCQTAQGLSYVGINKTSNDTLITTDVRENQGTYIAIDGNYQYHINDKSLSVYQINSGSYSQLEGEDVIRHERFLY, encoded by the coding sequence ATGGGGTCGGGTTCAGGCTATTCGAAAGTAGGGCTAGTGCTGATGGTAGGGCTGATCGCCCTGGGGGGGTGCCGCCGGGCTGAGGTCGGCGATGCCCCAGCCGCTGTACCCCCGGTCGCCGCTGAGGCCGACAATGCCCCGATCGCTGAACTGGTAGTCGATGATGGCTTTCGCTCAACCCCCATCAACCCGCCCCGAACCGCCCAGTTGACCACCCAGGCGTCGGGCTCACAGATCAATTTGCGATCGCAGCCCACCACCCAATCTGACGCCCAGGGCTATGGTCTCGGCGGCGACGCCATTACCCTGCTGCATCTGGCCGAGGGTGAGGGCGGTTTTAGCTGGTACTACGTAAAATTTGCCCAGTCGGAGGCCGAGGGCTGGGTGCGGGGCGACTTTGTCGATACCAGTCAGCAGGCCACCGTCCCGCCCGCTGACTTAGCCCCCGGCACGGCCCCCGCAGTCGGCCCTGGGCCATGCAACGACAGCAACCGCCCAGAGGCCTTCTTCGAGACCAAGTCCTTTAGAATTCACCTGTGCCAGACGGCCCAGGGGCTGAGCTATGTGGGCATCAACAAAACCAGCAACGACACGCTGATCACCACCGACGTGCGTGAAAACCAGGGCACCTACATTGCCATTGACGGCAACTACCAGTACCACATCAACGACAAATCCCTATCGGTCTACCAGATCAACAGCGGCAGCTACAGTCAGCTCGAAGGCGAAGACGTGATCCGCCACGAGCGGTTCTTGTATTGA
- a CDS encoding serine hydrolase — protein MARARHMGQYDDSQKPFSSPAGRPEAGSPWGETAPARVRGEQGGLQLPGESESTAWGSDGLQRPSPLARRRNQWRQHQQLTPDFGSTPVEPEPTVPSPPRNPNASLPSFKRGPAPQRPAPQRPAPPLAAPPRVERPAAGPPPRPRAPQPGPAPLQMHPHSIQGQGIPGQVLPASTAAALGTSAMGTAGLPPNVTPLRSRPRQRSKDRSGEALGMPPAPPIDGARPGQPLDPMAPARRSRAATARRRLANPPLPLLYLIRLIILGVGVAAIAGTLLSVLSPSNVASSRDGAASAARETPTPRGGGALTHGSATTVNDLRLTSEMSRLTGELGELATLTPGLTPVAFAVDLDSGQYVDLNGAEPVAAASTIKVPILVAFLQQVDAGTMSLNQSLTLQEEYMAGGSGTLRGEPVGTEYTALEIATRMIVVSDNTATNMMIAALGGIEALNQTFADWGLEHTLLRNPLPDLEGTNTTSAKDLALIMALIDQGGLVTARSRDRLFSIMQRTQNDSLIPSGIRDQSLTANKTGDIGSLLGDMAVVDVPNGRRYSLAVLVQRPTNDGRASELIRRMTETIHQELAQPVAPVGNPNANPVQLSPPGEFEAPGEFEGAAPGGGESPVQPQPGTMTSPGRVPARDEIPPG, from the coding sequence ATGGCGCGAGCAAGGCACATGGGACAGTACGACGATTCTCAAAAACCATTTTCATCGCCTGCGGGACGTCCTGAGGCTGGGTCGCCCTGGGGTGAAACCGCCCCTGCCCGAGTTAGGGGCGAACAAGGGGGGCTTCAGCTACCCGGGGAATCGGAATCAACTGCTTGGGGAAGCGATGGGCTACAGCGGCCTTCGCCTCTGGCGCGACGGCGGAACCAGTGGCGGCAGCACCAGCAGCTTACCCCCGACTTTGGCAGCACCCCCGTTGAACCTGAGCCCACCGTGCCCTCGCCCCCCCGCAATCCCAATGCCTCGCTGCCTAGTTTTAAGCGTGGCCCCGCTCCTCAACGTCCCGCCCCCCAACGTCCCGCCCCCCCTTTAGCTGCTCCTCCTCGGGTAGAGCGACCGGCGGCTGGCCCGCCCCCGAGGCCCCGCGCTCCCCAACCTGGCCCCGCACCGCTCCAAATGCATCCCCACAGCATTCAGGGCCAGGGTATTCCAGGCCAGGTCTTACCAGCCAGTACGGCGGCCGCTTTGGGCACCAGCGCCATGGGAACGGCAGGGCTGCCGCCTAACGTCACCCCCCTGCGATCGCGCCCTCGGCAGCGGTCTAAAGATCGTTCTGGCGAAGCCCTGGGTATGCCCCCGGCCCCCCCGATCGACGGCGCACGCCCCGGCCAACCCTTAGACCCAATGGCCCCGGCGCGGCGATCGCGGGCTGCCACGGCCCGACGGCGCTTGGCTAACCCGCCGCTGCCCCTGCTTTATCTCATTCGTCTCATTATTTTAGGGGTGGGGGTCGCGGCGATCGCCGGTACTCTGCTATCGGTGCTTAGCCCCAGCAATGTGGCCTCTTCTCGCGATGGGGCGGCCTCTGCTGCCCGCGAAACCCCAACCCCCCGAGGGGGCGGCGCGTTAACCCACGGGTCGGCCACCACCGTGAATGACCTTCGCCTTACCAGCGAGATGTCTCGTCTGACGGGGGAGCTAGGGGAGCTAGCCACCCTGACCCCTGGCCTCACCCCGGTGGCCTTTGCTGTCGATCTCGATTCGGGCCAATATGTTGACCTAAATGGAGCTGAGCCAGTGGCCGCAGCCAGCACCATCAAGGTGCCAATTTTAGTGGCCTTTTTGCAGCAGGTCGATGCGGGCACCATGTCGCTGAACCAATCTCTGACGCTGCAAGAGGAGTATATGGCCGGGGGCTCAGGTACCCTGCGCGGCGAGCCGGTAGGCACTGAATACACCGCTCTAGAGATTGCTACCCGCATGATCGTGGTCAGCGACAATACCGCTACCAATATGATGATTGCGGCCCTGGGGGGGATTGAGGCCCTCAACCAAACCTTTGCTGACTGGGGCCTAGAGCATACCCTGCTGCGCAACCCTCTGCCCGATTTAGAGGGCACTAACACCACCAGTGCCAAAGACCTGGCACTGATTATGGCCCTCATTGACCAGGGGGGGCTGGTGACGGCGCGATCGCGCGATCGCCTGTTTAGCATCATGCAGCGCACCCAAAATGACAGCCTGATTCCCTCCGGCATTCGAGATCAGTCATTGACTGCCAACAAAACCGGCGACATTGGCAGCTTGCTGGGTGATATGGCCGTAGTCGACGTGCCCAACGGCAGGCGCTACAGCCTGGCGGTGTTGGTGCAGCGCCCCACCAACGATGGCCGCGCCAGCGAACTGATTCGCCGTATGACCGAAACCATTCACCAAGAGCTGGCCCAACCGGTGGCCCCGGTGGGTAACCCCAACGCCAACCCGGTGCAGCTAAGCCCCCCCGGCGAGTTTGAAGCCCCTGGCGAGTTTGAGGGGGCTGCCCCAGGCGGCGGTGAATCTCCCGTCCAGCCCCAGCCCGGCACGATGACTTCACCCGGACGGGTTCCTGCCCGCGACGAAATTCCGCCCGGCTAG